In Cryptomeria japonica chromosome 1, Sugi_1.0, whole genome shotgun sequence, the sequence TAAAAGAGGAATATAATTACTGTCCCTGTGCTGTCACACACTTTGCTCTAATTGTCCACTGCTTCAACTGCCACCATGAAACAACTCCGATTTCACTCATACTCACAGTACACAGTGTAGTTTGgtgtaacaacaaaacaatttAGTAAAATAATACTCATGATGAGCCAGCGATAGTATAAGTTAAATCTCAACCGTTTACAATCAACGAATCTCAAAGGAACCAACCACATTACAGCATGCATATGATAAAAAGTAGCCAATTGGATCAACCAAGTAGATTGGAACCATATGAATGTGCACAATTTTACCCCCCTCCTGGTAGAGAATAGTAAATTAAGCATGCATTACTTCTCAGCTACAGTTCAGACTTGTTTCCACAAAGAGGAAGTCTACGGCGATTGTGCTGGAAACAAAGAAACAAATTTACTAGAAAACACACTTTCAAACTGTTATATTTATATGTGAGTTTTTTGGAAAGATTTTCTGATGATTACTGTAAAATCTAGCTTCATTGTGATTAATATACATCTTGGCTTTTGccgtttatttgaaaaaaaaaaaagggcccAATGGAGGCAAAAACTAATTTGGCTCTTTGCCAAATTTGAGCTCGAAGGATCCACAATGTAACAATGAATTTGaaaaaccaatcaaataaccagagTGGCCACAGATTGAATGCAGGATTGGGAGAAGTATTGAGGCCTCTCAACACAAATCCATCTCTCTCTGTTCACCCCTGTTTTTAATGGAGGTTGGTagatataaaaaaatttatagttTTTGCTGCCTGATTCAACCCCACTCAAGAAAATCCTATCACCCAACACAGCAGCATCAACGCTATCAAGAGGTTCAGGAAGACCATCAACTATCCTCCACAAATTCTCTCTAGAGTCTTATTCTGTCACAACATCCCACTGAAAACAATACAAACGCCCAAATGCGGCCACCATGGGATACAGACAATCTTCAATAAACCACATATTGGGCAAAATTGACCAGACTTCTGTCTCTGGCTCGAATTGTTGAACCTCCTCATCATACAAGCATACAACATACTTTATGCCTTCAATAAAAACACACTCACATAACCATTGTTTTTGAAGCATATTTGGAAGAAGCTTCCATTCATTCGTCTCCACATTGTAAACTGCAGCTTGGCTTGTAGCTTTGCCTGTAATTTCCCCATTCTGTCTTCCTCCAGCAAGATAAATCAGTCCTTCAGGTGATGCACAGCAGCCAAAGTTAGCTGGGCATTCTCGGGTGGGCATATCTGCTCCTTTCCGCTATTTGCAAGACAaaaaatcaaagatcaaaatagcctTGGTTGTCTCTATCCTCTTGCGCTTCGAACCTGCTCTGTTGCGCTGTGATAACCCTAATAACACCAGTTTGTGCTTAACACAGATAAGCTTGGAGGATGAGCAGAATTCGAATTCTGCGGGAATGGGAGGAAGCTTTTCCCATAGCTTGTTAATGGGGTCATATATAGTTACCAGAGGAAGACTTTTAAATTGACGATTCACTGTCTCAAGCAAACATATGAACTCCTCAGATCTCCCACTCCTCAGTCTATCTTCATAAAACTGGGGATCTTCCACCATCGCCTTCCAATTTTtacaaactttcttcaatttgctgTGAGATTTATAAGACACTCTCATTAAGATCTGTCTAACTAATTCCTCTGGAATCATCTTAAAATACTCCACCATCAATTATGCTCTTAAACAGTGCTCAAATGAACTCTCATATAACAAATATGAACAGAATTTTTTCAATTTTCGCAAGCTTTTTATAAAACGATTCTAAATATAGATAGTTGCAAAATAATAAATAGTTCTAAATATAGTGTTCAAGTTTATTTTTACCTATCTTTCTGTTTTTAGAGATGTCAAAATGTATGAAAAAATTAAATTCACTTTTTTAATActgttatatatataattaaactcTCGCAACTAATATGAATATTAATTTCTAATTATATCAATaatcataaaattaataataagTACACAAtattattaaattagattttaaaatctataaataagaaagtattaatttttttaagtaataaattaataaaagtatataaataaaaataataataatataaacaatcaaaattatatatatatatatatatatatatatatatatatatataaaattaataaaatgactaaaattttaaaataaatatttggtAACAAAATTTTAGATATATTGATTTTGGATAATGAGTTTTTTATATTTGttaatgttttttatttaaaatgaattatagaacatttgagagctttttacaaaatgattctaaataTATAACATTGGCAATTGTTGTTCTATCTATTTTTGAgcaatcattttattttaaaatgattaaattgaatattttcaaccaatttttttaatttttgaaagtgtcaattgcaattaaaaattaaattaaattttctaccaccttttttttttttgatcaataaaaggccgaagccatattttatttcttttgtaaatttttacatctccattcagtgtgggcaccggtaggaaagaatggagataagaaaacctccggtctagcccagatcccttaaggGATCAGATAACAAACAACTGAAAAAAATTTTACAATTCCTCATCTGAGTGAGATGACTGTCTTAATAAGACATTTAGTTTCTTTTTGTACATAAAAGCTTGCACCAATTTCTGGATGGACCCATCTTCACAAAAATGGAGAATCCATTAATATTCCGAGCTTTAACTTTAAGACCTGTATCCCGCATCTGCAAAAACCTTAATGCAACTTACTTTGCCAAACTATTAGTAGCATAGTAAACATGATAATTTGTAAAAAATCATTCAATGAATAGTAATCATCTTTCctgttttatgtaagaggattgtagcctggatatcccttagcttgaaaccaattttaaccttttatgcttcaatttaagagattatctaggctacaattctgcctacactaaTGGGAAGGATCAATTTCTAACAGTTCCTTAATCACTTTTAACTCAGCAAGCATCTGATACTCCATAGCATAAATGAATTCATATGTCTATGTATGCACATTAAAATGTCAATATGCGAGATTATCATAGAGTCTAAACAACAAAAGATCAAAGGGCCTGAACAGAGGCTAATTCAATAGGACCTACTACAGATCTGAAGCAATGATTAAGACTGTGCTGATCTCAATTTCCCTcctcaaaaccactaaaaaacatTCCATTATTTTGCATAAGATACTAATAATCCGAATGAACCCCACTTGATAGAGAAAAGTCCAATTCACAGCTTATACCACTATAACTGCAACAGACACTAGAGCAATCTATCCCCTCTATAAAACAGGGCTAAAGACAATCACATCCGGAGCAATGAATCAAGATTATCAGAAAACCGAGCCACAGACCTAAGCATGAATACACATAGCCTGGAAGACACAATTGTCATAAAAAGACATCATATCTGTCATATTGAAGACTACACCTGTGCAGCCCAGTGCATACTAAACACAGATATCATGCGATGGAGTGTGAACCTACATGTGCCTAAACATGAATACCCGGCATCAACCCATCACCTTGCTACACTCCAGAGACACCCCTTTACCCACAAACAGGGTCAGGAGATGAGAGGATGATACAAACATATATGAAGGTTTGAAAAAGGATATTTgaacatatatacacatactcatatatatatagtctCTGTACTTATATGTATATCTGTGTGTATGTAATTTTATGAATATCTGCTTACacccacacacatacacatatatatatatatatgaatatatatatatatgtatatttgttagattgtatatatattcatatatatgcatCACCATTGTAAACTAAAACCAAGGAAAGTCCAATACCACTGCAAAATCACTATAAATGCAGCAAAAAACCATTTCTAACAGACCCCACTATAACTCATGGCTAACAATCGATGCATTGAATGAAGAATAAAACTAGAAAACCTTAGCTTGAATACACATAGCACGGCAGACTCAGATTTGTCATAAAAGACATATAATCTACCATTATAGACTAAACCCACGCTGCCCAGAGCTTTCTATATATAGATAGCATGCATTGGAGGGGAGACTAGCATAATCGTATCCCcaattgaaattgtaagattatcTGTTTACacccacacatatatacatatatatatatatatatgaatatatataaatatgtatatttgtTAGGTTATATGTATATTCGTATATATGCAACACCATTGAGAACACAGCTTTACCTCTATAAATGCTACAGAAACCAGTTCTAACTGTCCCAGGGCTATCAATCGAAGCAATGAACAAAAAACCCGAAAACCTTAGCTGGAAAACACAAAGCACGGCAGACTCAAATTTGTCATAAAAGACATCCAATCTGCCATTGAAAACTATACCCACACTGCCCAGGGCATTCTAAACTCAGATGACATGCATCACGACAGACACAAATGTGCCATAAAAGACATCAATCTGATATAGAAGACTATACCCACGCTGCCCAGGGCCTTCGAAACATGCATTGGAGGAAAGACCAGCATGAGCCAAAACCTAAATAACCAACAGCAACCGATCACCTTGCAACACTCCCGAAACACCCCTTTTCCTGTGGGGATGGAATGGTACAAGCATAAGGTTATCAATGAGTTAGTTttagtacatatatacacatactcatatatatataatatctgtATTTATATATATTGTGTGTATGTGAGTGTGTAAGTGTATGAGTGTCTATTTACacccacatacatacacatatatatatatatatgagtatatatatatgtcTCTTAATATGattgtaaatatatacatatatctatatatatgaatatatatttatgtatatgtttgTATTTAACGAATCCATATGGGTTAatctacaaatatatacatatatatatatgtgatcatatatatatatatatctgtatatatatctatatcttttATCTGAAACTTAGACTACCAAAATGCTGTACTAAGGAAACCAAGACCACAAATCCAAGGATATATATAAGAGGGCaaggagaggacttggagaggagtgaaGTGAGATGCTGACAATACCAACGCCAGAGTTTTAATCCGATGGAGTAACCTTCCTAAAGACAGACGAATTACCATCTACCCCTAGATTTGCTAACTTGTCAGCTATAGAGTTACCTTCCCGATAAATATGtttaaccgaagtttcctcaaagtatttgatcaagtCCAGAATTCTTTTTAATTCCATTTTCAATTTCCAGTTAGACATatccctagtcctgactgcattaATAGTTAATgacgaatcaccttcaatttccagatatttaatcttgagtgatttagctaaAATCAGACCCTCCCGCAATGCTaaaaactcagccatgttatttgAAGCCACACCTATGGGCATATTTATGCTAGCTATTAGATCACCGTTGTCTTGATGGATAGCACATCCAATACTTGCTACACCAGGGTTCCCACGGGACGcgccatcaaaatttagcttagcccagccctttcgAGGAGGtgcccattttgttagcttcctatccaTCTCAGCCTAATTCCCACCTTTCCCAATAAACGGGGGTATTATCAAACCCAACCATTTAGatcgaagaacctcatcccatctggatAAGTTAATGGACTTAACCTGTGTGTGTCTaagattattattgattttttccacaattgttgcttcgatcttatttagaagggattctaccctcaaatttgattctttgaagatctgcctgtttctctccttccatatttcccaaatgAGGATTGCCGGGGAAATTAACCATACTGAGTGATAAATATCCTTTGTGTGAGGCGGTTGCCAGCTAAGCAGCCATTCTGAGATGTCTCTAGGTCTCGGCGTCATCCATccaaggcttgagcaaagccaatcccaacatctctgactgaaactGCAATTGAGAAGCAGGTGATCCACGTTTTCTTCCTCAGATTCGCATAGAGGACATCTCGATGGACCCAGGAAGCCTAATTTTGAGAACCAGTCTGAGGTAAGAATTCTTTTTTGGGAAGCTGCCCATGCGAAGATGCCAGCTTTAGGGAGACCAAtgttattccagcataggctaatTGGTATATTAGGGTAAGTTGCAGCTCGActgagttttaaaagtgagtatccttctttggctttgtaaATGCCTGAAGAGCTACCCGCCcatattatcctgtctttcccaGAATGTAATGATAATTGCCTATTCCTCAAATTAATCCAGAGGATCTCCTTATCAGAATTTGACAAGTCCaactcatcaaggggtttccactcccaacccaaagcgggatcattggagataagcttgatataatccttaacaacCCTGCCCCTGATAGATTTGCAATGTTCTATACCTTCTAGGCTTATCCCAGATTTGTCTAAGGCTGGATAGCCCCCCCACGAGTCTTCCCAGAACAGAGCCTCAGAACCATCCGCAATATCCCAAGTAAGATAATCCCTGATCACCTTTCTACattccatcataaaattccaaactttggatccTTTGGGTACAATTTCCGTCCTCAAAATGCTATCAGGGTTGGAATTAGtaagatatttagctttgaggatccttacccatttaagatttggatccgagtacattttccagactaatttCGCCCCCAGAGCATGTTTTGAacccccaaatctttgatgccaactccccctaaactgataggttggctaattttGTCCCATGAAATCAATgcgaatttctttttgtctgaaaccatattccaaaagaacttcctcatcttttttatcaATTCGAGTCGAGCTCCTTTAGGTAGttgctggcaggacatttgatatatcggaATAGCCGCCAAAACAGCTTTAAGTAAagtaatcctcccagccgaagagaggcttttattcttccaagaattcaacctgagGTCCATCTTGTCAAGGATACCTTTccataatgagattaaattgtttcccttatccatcggtATCCCTAAATATTTACATGGCAGTTTTCCTCGATCAAacccaaaaatattacatatatctgtttctaAGATCTGCGATGTATTAAAGAAGAAGATTTCCAATTTATTCTTGTTTACTTCCTGACCCGATgctaaagcataaatgtcaagaatcctcTTGAAGGCCATGGCTTCTGCcctattcgcacatcccatcagcattgtgtcatcaacaaactcttTAAGTTAAAACTCTATAAATATCAATTTTATTATAaacttaataataaatatataatattgtaaaataaaaattttaattatatataaataaaaataaataaaaaattaataaaaaatataattaaataattataaaaaataataaaataatcaattaaataaaatacatttataattaataaaataattaaaaaatttaaaataaataaaatagtaaaattagaaataatttttAAATGCAAGAAACGTTAAAAAGAGCTTGTACTTCACTCCCAATTTGGTGAATTTGGCCATCATGCATTTATAAACACGAGTATTTGTGTCACGCGTGCGGATGATAGGAAAAAGATTGTGGTTTCAAAATTAAAAGATTTATGAATATAaaagtatttttaaattttatttgtttaacaATTTTAGTATTAATAATTAGATCACATTTTATGAATAAATATTGTAATTATCATTTAAAATGGAAACCAGAACATTAAGAAatgtttttaattataaatttaaaaaaaatatcaattaattttttattttaaatatgttgtattttattttttattttttaaagttctaTTTTACGTGCAATTTTTCATATAAAAGTTAAAATTTcaactttaaaaaaatttatataatttttttaaaatattttatttgaagtagagttcaattttataataatttttttatttgttaatattgactttatattttaattaatgttaATATTTTTTTCATAAGCTTtctaataatttataaataaatatctattttaaattttattttttttaataggtaATTAGTCGAAGCCACAATGacaacccagtgttttaaccagttaagctcaaccccttggacatctATTTTAACTTTTTATTCAATGCAATATAAAAGTATTTTAATAACTATTTTATACAAAAAATTAAGAGAAATAGATATTTATacattttataaaattataaattttaaaagaatTAAGATTCACTTTTTACATTTTTTAAAggtttcattttatattttaatttttaagtttgGTTTTACTTGTAAGTTTTAATATAAAGATTTaaattttaactttatttttttaaaaagtttagttttattttttatatttttaatttttttaattttttaatatgaatattgtttgtattatATTAATTACATTTTAGatacatattttattaatatttcaactctaataaattaaaaaattagttttatttttttatccaAATATTTATTAACTTAATAAATTTGTTATATATTATCTAGAGTGTGACATTTTGGAATGACTCCTGGGGGTGGTGAGATTCTCAGGCATAATCACAATCTGATTGAAGCCATTGAAGTTACTACCAGGTAATGGGGGAGTAAAGTCAATGATTTTGGTGAGATCATCATCCAAAATGGGGTTAAAATTTGGATATGGCAATCTTTGGACAATCTAGATATTGGGCAAGAGCAGAAGGAACTGCTAAGCAATATTCTAAAGAGTCGAATACTCAAACCTTCGAGCAATGAAGATGTTATCAGATGGTGTGGCTCCAAGGATGGAAAGTATAAAGTGAGACCAAGTTATAAAATCAAGGAAGTTGTAATTGAGAAGCAGAATTGGCTAGTTAAACTACTTTGGAATAAACACTGCCTTCCCAAGGATGGAGTCTTTTCTCATATGACATTATAGAAGAAAATTATCACAAGTGGTCGATTAATGAGGTTTGGTATTCATGGGCCAgatagatgtgtcctttgtttggAAAACACTGAATTGATGGATCATTTACTCCTGAATTAAGATTACTCTATCAAATGTTGGTGGCATTTTATGAACAAATTAAGCCTATTTGGTCTGATGCTAATGGGGATTCATGACTGGTTTAGAATGTGGCTTGAAAAACCCTCGAAGGCAGTGTTTGGAGATCTATGGCATATCGTTCCCTCTTTActaatatgggaaatatggaaggaacaTAATCACAGGATATTTCAAGATAAATGTATGGATGCAGAAAGGCTATGTCATAAGATTGAAGTACAACTAGTGGAATTAGTTAATGAAGTAGCCAAATAAAAATCCCTTAAAAATAAATTTGTATAAACTAGAGTTGGGATAATAAAATCACTATGACCATTACTAGTCTCTCAATCCCTCCCATATTTGGTGTTGCAATCATGGAAAGATTACTGATACTAGATCCACTATGCAATGGTGTGCTCCAGATCCTAGGTGGgtgaaagttaattttgatggagtATCTTTGGGAAATCCTGGTCCAAGTGGCATTGGTTGCATAATCAAATATGacaatgagacttccctaaaggaGATTGCAGAGCATATTGGTCATATAACCAACAACATGGTAGAATTTCAAGCAGCCATGCAAGGTCTAGAAGTTAGAATTGAGTTGGGGACAAACATAATTCATTTGGAAGGGGATTCTTTAATTGTGGTTAATTCAATAAGAAAAAATAAGACCCCCAACTAGGTTCTCAATCAGATGCTCCACCCAATAAAATCTATGCTCAACAACTTGGATGACTTCAGGGTGAGCCACATATACAAGGAAGGTAACATGTTGGTAGATAGGTTGGCCAAGGAGGTGGCGAGGTTAGGACGCTCTTGATGCAAAGTACTATTAGTAGAATTAAAGCTAACAAATTGAGCGGATTTGAGGGAGAGATTCAAATAATGGCCTTTAATGATATTTTACCTCTTGTATTTAATTGCATAATGCCACGTGTTAATAGCTTGATTATGAAATATGCCTTGGAATTGATTTATTAAACTTAGTGGAAAAGGACACTTGATGTGAGGATTATTCGCATATCATAATTTAAAATGCATCGAATAGATTGAGAAGTGTGTGAAAAGAGGTTGTAATTAAGGCATGAGATATGATAGATGATTCACAAGAAATCAACAAGCATACTTAGTTAAGGCAAGTGATTATTTATAGGGCAAGCTGGCTAATCTATAAACACTATCACTAATCATAAGTGTTGACTTGGAGTGAACGAGAGGCTATAGCCTATAGTTATGGTCCATGGACACATCGATAATGTTGGAAGCCAAGAAATGATAGATGGCCTTTCTAGGAGAGATTAAAGATAGGAGATTGCTCCCAGTCCTGGAAGCACCCACTAGTTCTACATGGCACCAAAAGGGTGCTTGGCAATGAGTTTCTAAAAGCTTACCATCGCTTTTGGGTTAATTATGATATCCCGACAATGTTTGTTGCCATGCTGATTTATATGGGTGTGAAAAAACCCAAAACAAAGAAGGTTTTCCAAATGGTGtttaagggtaaaagcacaaagttgtgtcacacttttataaaggaaatggtcaatgctgattcaactttttaatttGAATCAATAtataaagtgaaatatatgttttgaattttgaaatgatgtaaactaataaaatgtttatttttttgtctatgtatatttgtaatttttttttaaattaaaaaaattatttgaatatactttcttataaagtaaacactataatttagtttctcataaaatgttgaaattgaagttacatgaggcgTTACACTTTATAttgtaaattttcatttttttcttcaatttttttgtgtacatTGATAACTTCaaactttagtgcaaaaaaatatttttaactattttttatgtatatatatttttcaataaatttgaaaagttgcatttgcTGAAATTTaactttttcttaattatttatccaaattagaaaagaatcatatcatcttgacatagactcttttctttagtgcatttatatttttaaaaaaatttaaataaattttagtatttttcctttacaacatcatcaaccttaaattTTAGtgctctcctctctcctctctcccctcatCTCTCATGTTTTGGTCAATCTAGACCTGCAACTAACCATTTTTCTTCTCCTTATGCACTAGAGAAATCTAGAAGAAATTACAGACAACAATATAGATTGTGGAAATATAATATCATTAATTTTCCAGTATACAATGTAATCATAAAATGGCTTGGACATCTATATGAACTTGTAATTGTCAAAATACCAATTAAGTAGAAGAAATCCAAATTAGAGTAGGGAAACAAAAAGGGCActgtaaaaaaatattataaatttaaagGAATAAAAAATCCTCACACGGAAAAAATCAATGACGTGTTGCACAAAGCAAAACCCTGAACTGTGAAATTGATTTTGGAGAAACGAGATTAAATCTGGTGGTGGATTATCCACTCTCTACGATTGCACCAGAAGTGACCATTCTCCTCATTTTTTAAAGACTAGAAGGCTTTCAGTACTTGTTCTTCACAAAATTTCAAGTATGCATATATGAAAGCCCTTAAGATGAAAAATCACCTATTTTATTCTCATGCCAATATGTCTTGCAGTAATGGTTTCAATTACATATATAATTCCTATTTATTAGTTTTCCCAATGGCGTTGATTGAATATGGTTGTCTAATATTTTTGTAGATGATGAATGGAACACAAAGACATCTAAGGAGACAAGTGGATTTCACTTGGTAACATTTTACGGGAAAAATGATACATCCTTGCAACATCTATCAAAAGTGAAATTTTATTTGAATGTTTACCTTTCTAtgcttttatttttgttttttcctGGGTAAATTGCAACACTCACTAAACCGAGGGAACATCAATCTTGAATAACCATAGGCTTAGAAGTCATGTTCTT encodes:
- the LOC131856347 gene encoding F-box/kelch-repeat protein At1g55270-like; this translates as MVEDPQFYEDRLRSGRSEEFICLLETVNRQFKSLPLVTIYDPINKLWEKLPPIPAEFEFCSSSKLICVKHKLRKGADMPTRECPANFGCCASPEGLIYLAGGRQNGEITGKATSQAAVYNVETNEWKLLPNMLQKQWLCECVFIEGIKYVVCLYDEEVQQFEPETEVWSILPNMWFIEDCLYPMVAAFGRLYCFQWDVVTE